In Anopheles gambiae chromosome 2, idAnoGambNW_F1_1, whole genome shotgun sequence, a single window of DNA contains:
- the LOC1269570 gene encoding syndecan isoform X3 gives MPIGKDNSKSSSSSSSSGSSSSGGVYSRGGEIIETGENDLDLGGLPRHHVTPTEGSINHHDNTQYGAGSGVLIMNAKNDDRTASFFAQPGILAAVIGGAVVGLLCAILVVMFIVYRMRKKDEGSYALDEPKRSPTANTYAKNVNNREFYA, from the exons TGCCCATTGGCAAGGATAATAGCAAATCATCATCCTCTTCGTCGTCTTCGGGATCCTCGTCTTCTGGCGGCGTTTACTCCCGAGGTGGGGAAATCATTGAAACGGGAGAGAACGATCTCGACCTCGGTGGATTGCCCCGGCATCACGTTACGCCAACGGAGGGCAGCATCAACCATCACGATAACACTCAGTACGGTGCGGGCAGTGGCGTTTTGATAATGAATGCCAAGAACGATGACCGAACGGCTAGCTTCTTTGCACAGCCTGGCATTTTGGCAG CTGTGATCGGAGGGGCAGTCGTCGGTTTGTTGTGCGCCATACTGGTGGTAATGTTTATCGTTTACCGTATGAGAAAAAAGGACGAGGGCTCGTACGCGCTGGACGAACCAAAGCGATCGCCGACGGCCAACACCTACGCCAAGAACGTGAACAACAGGGAATTCTACGCCTGA